AACTCATCGCATATCTGCTCCAAAGCGAATGGGATGACCGCCAAAACAGAAAGATAGAACGGTTAACAAAAGCGGCACGTTTTAGATATAGTGCTGTTATGGAAGCTATCGATTTTGATGCTTCAAGACAGCTAGATAAAAATCAAATACAACGCTTTGCTAGCTGTGAGTTTATAAAGCAAAAACAGAATATCCTTATCACAGGAAGTACAGGTGCTGGAAAAAGCTATATAGCATCAGCTATTGGTCATCAGGCGTGTTCATTGGGATATAAAGTCATGTATTATAACACGAATAAACTTTTTACCATGCTTAAAACATCAAAAGCAGATGGCTCTTATTTAAAACAAATCAATAAACTAGAAAAACAAGACCTACTGATTATAGATGACTTTGGACTCAAAGCTTTAGATGCTATAAATAGGCACTCTTTTATGGAAATTATTGAAGATAGACACGGAGAACACAGTATTATTATAGCTTCACAATTACCAGTAGAAGCATGGCATGAAATTATAGGAGAACAAACCATCGCAGATGCCATTTTAGACCGCCTTGTACATAATGCACACAGAATACATATTAAAGGAGAATCGATGCGTAAAAAAATGAAAAATAAAGACTAAATTTAACCACAAATGAATCGATTTTGAGCACTTACTTTGCTATGCTCACTTTCATCCGCCGCAAGTGGTTCAATTTGACCGCCCTATCCAACCAGAACCTGAAAAGGTTATAAGAGAGGTTAAATATGTTGAACGACTTTCTTTGGGTAAATAAGGTTAAAAGATTTAATTAAAATTTATGCGTAAAATTACCCCAAAAACAATTTATAGGTTTGTTTGGTAGATGTTGGGGCTTGCGACGTTACACTCGCTAACTTTATTTTAAAGTTCATTGATGGTAATGTGATATAATCCATAAATTATTTTTAGCAAAGATTTGGCAATAAAACCTATTTACTGCCAAATCTTTGAAATGTTTTATAATCAAACAATGGCGAAAATGAACTAAATTCACCCTTGATTATGCAAAGGTAAATAGTACCTTTTTTATATATTTATTCACATCGGCACGTGACATTCAATCGCCATTTAGGCTAACATTTTAAAAAGACGAAGATTGCCCAACGCTTGAATCCAGCAACTTTAAATCTTCGCCTTTTTAAAACGCTACTTTCGGGGAAAATTTGCCAAGTATTGACAAATTTTGACAGTTTTCGCGTGTCCGCTGAGACTTAATTTTTTATACCTTTTAAGGTATAATTTATTCTATAAACAAAATAATATACCCAAAAAGGTATAGTTTTTAAATATTTTATTAACTTGCACCCATATGGGTATATTAATGAAAGATTGGAATCGACATAATGCTATAGCTGATTTCGTTAGAACAAACAGAAAAGCAAGTAAAATGACACAGACAGAGTTATCAGACTTGACTGGCGTTGGACTTCGCTTTGTGCGCGACCTTGAACAAGGAAAACCAAATTTAATGACCGATAAAGTGAATCAAGTATTGCTCTTTTTTGGTCATCAATTAACACC
The sequence above is drawn from the Cellulophaga sp. Hel_I_12 genome and encodes:
- a CDS encoding transcriptional regulator, with amino-acid sequence MGILMKDWNRHNAIADFVRTNRKASKMTQTELSDLTGVGLRFVRDLEQGKPNLMTDKVNQVLLFFGHQLTPTPISDETRRNLGA
- the istB gene encoding IS21-like element helper ATPase IstB, coding for MNKQTLEHMKQLRLYGMYRAFDSSLSPQSINYTNDELIAYLLQSEWDDRQNRKIERLTKAARFRYSAVMEAIDFDASRQLDKNQIQRFASCEFIKQKQNILITGSTGAGKSYIASAIGHQACSLGYKVMYYNTNKLFTMLKTSKADGSYLKQINKLEKQDLLIIDDFGLKALDAINRHSFMEIIEDRHGEHSIIIASQLPVEAWHEIIGEQTIADAILDRLVHNAHRIHIKGESMRKKMKNKD